The Streptomyces phaeolivaceus genome has a window encoding:
- the tpg gene encoding telomere-protecting terminal protein Tpg, whose product MGEIDDAIERADREAFTRQPPKTLQARINFLIKQLKTTKAVAQEIGVSQRSVERYRKGERKHPPKAITDRIDAAVRQRWQPQVRKRRQKQAATTTGITVETRARFGYTAPVGTTDDGRFRRLTVHLPPAYAQRLFDARNTGASDQDMRQIIAEGLKEIYFQDGGARAMGLSDVTLNDIDYLDLDY is encoded by the coding sequence GTGGGGGAGATCGACGACGCGATCGAGCGGGCCGACCGGGAAGCCTTCACCCGCCAGCCGCCCAAGACGCTCCAGGCCCGCATCAACTTCCTGATCAAGCAGCTCAAGACGACCAAAGCCGTTGCCCAGGAGATCGGGGTCAGCCAGCGGTCGGTGGAGCGATACCGCAAGGGCGAACGCAAGCACCCGCCCAAGGCGATCACGGACCGGATCGACGCCGCCGTACGGCAGCGGTGGCAGCCCCAGGTCCGCAAGCGCCGGCAGAAGCAGGCCGCCACCACGACCGGGATCACCGTGGAGACAAGGGCCCGGTTCGGCTACACCGCACCCGTCGGCACCACCGACGACGGACGCTTCCGGCGCCTGACGGTGCACCTCCCCCCGGCGTACGCGCAACGCCTGTTCGACGCCCGCAACACAGGCGCCAGCGACCAGGACATGCGCCAGATCATCGCCGAAGGACTCAAAGAGATCTACTTCCAGGACGGCGGAGCCCGCGCCATGGGACTCTCCGACGTCACCCTCAACGACATCGACTACCTCGACCTCGACTACTGA